The Apodemus sylvaticus chromosome 19, mApoSyl1.1, whole genome shotgun sequence sequence TCAGAACATGGGAAATAGGAACTACCTAAAGTGTCCCATCATTGTCAGCTGACATGGAAAGTAAATGGGTTTTTCCCCAACCAATCAAATTTGTTTCTTGGAATGTTGTTAGAGCCATTATATTTAGGGTAATTATTGTTGCATAAAGGGGTGTTGGTAACAATTATGTTTGGGGGAACTATTATTACTTAGCGAGGGAATTGGTCAGGTTAGGTAAAATAACTAATGTCAAAATGGCAATATGGAAGACAAGTTCCTTTTATCTCCTCCCAGCAATTAACATACTTGAttttacatacaaacatatatgaaaGGATACCAAGTTAGTTTCATCAATGCTTATTTCCAAACAAATTCAGAGTTGGCATTTTATCTGAAGTACCTGCTTTGTTCCAATTTCCATCATATATACAGATTGGAATTTTAAATACAATTGAgcaatattttcttatatatttattctcttaCCTGTCCATCTTTgttatacacaccatacacaattGCAGAATCAAAAAAATCACACTTCAGTATCTACATTAATTGCTTTTGTTGTAACATTTCAAAATAACTAACTGGATTTCTTCAAGTCAAAGCAGTATTCTGATTTTTCTATTCAGAGCACCCCTCACTTCCTTGTTCCTCAGAGTATAGATAAGTGGATTGAGTGCAGGGGTGACCACAGTGTACATAACAGCAATGATCCTGTCCTTTTCCAGGGAGCTCCCTGAATCAGGATTGATATAGATGAAGAGAACAGGAGCATAGAAAATAATGACAACCATGAAGTGGGAGGCACAAGTGGACAGTGCTTTGTGCAGCATGCTGCAGGAGCGTGTCTTGAGAAAGAGATAGGTGACAATGTAGAAATAGGAGAGAAATGTCAGAAAGAAGAGGCCAATGGCAACTGTCCCTGTGAGAGTATTGAGCAGCCACCTGTTGAGTTCAGTGTCTCCACAGGCCAGCTCCAATAATGGCTTAACATCACAGAAGAAATGATGGATATGGTTCGAACCACAAAAGTTCAATCGAGATGTCAATATGGAGTGAACCAGAGCATGAAGAAAAGGAATGGCCCAGATAGAGATAGCCACCTGGATGCACACCTGACTGTTCATGATAGCAGGGTAGTGGAGTGGTCTGCAGATAGCCACAAAGCGGTCAAATGCCATGATTGTCAGCAGCAGGGCCTCTGTGCTAcccaggaaatggaagaaatgaaGCTGAGTTATGCATCCCAAAAAGGAAATTGCTTTGCTTGCGGAGAAGAAGTTCTCTAGCATCTTTGGCACGGTTACAGTGGAGAAACAGATATCTAGACATGCTAGGTTTCCCAGGAAAAAATACATAGGTGAGTGGAGTCTTGGATCCAAGATGACGATCATCAGAATGGCTCCATTTCCAAACACATTGACAAAGTACATTGCAAGGACCGTGACAAAGAGAATAGGGTTCAGTTCTTGAATGTCTgtcacacccaagaggagaaatTCTGTGACTAACGTTTGATTCAAtaacacttaaaaagaaaagataggatAGTTTATGGAATACTAACATTCTTGTCCATCAGTCTTTCTAGGCAATAATTTCATGTCAACTGAAACACAGTTTGTGAGAGTAGTTTCTATAAGCCTGCAAAGTTCTTGTGAAGATCTTATATATTTGCCTATCAGATCATTAAATATTAAGCCTAAATTTTTGTGTGTTCCtgttcaaacatttttttaatttattatagttTTCATTATTAATGTCTTTTATTGGAGAAGCAGAGCAGGTACCATCCTACCATTTTCTTTAGCTTTGAATATTTACATAATAATccaactttattttcatttcattagttgTCTCTAACAGGGAACAGGTTTTAAAACATCTCCCCAGGCAGACAGACTCTGAAAGGTAAGAACACTCTTGAAGGGTTTTAGCATGAAGAAAATAGGCAGGGATGAATTTGTTTTAATCACAGAGTTAATAGAAAAAATAGACAACTTGTTATAACATAGCAACTCCACCTCTACTTAAGAAAGTATAAGGTGCAGAAACATCTTTTCACTGATTCATTTCTTATTCGTGATTAAGCCAGATGAGGTAAGATGTGTGATCACATTCATCTCAAGAGTCTGACCAGATATGTGCATAACATTTTCATTGTTCTAGAAAATAATGGACTTAATGTGTTCCAATAATCTGAACCATTGATAGCTTTAGAAAGAGATCCCTAAGATGTTCTTTGGCACTCTCAAATTGTTCCCAACATGGCTCAGTCTCCTCCCTCAGTTTCTTGAATGATGGGGTTATAGTTACACTGCCATGCTGACTCAAAACACATTGTGCATTATAAATTATACCTTATGACATTTTTATCCTAGTCTTAGACTAAAGAAAGCCTTTTCTAG is a genomic window containing:
- the LOC127670084 gene encoding olfactory receptor 12D2-like — protein: MGAPDFSPIIGLLLNQTLVTEFLLLGVTDIQELNPILFVTVLAMYFVNVFGNGAILMIVILDPRLHSPMYFFLGNLACLDICFSTVTVPKMLENFFSASKAISFLGCITQLHFFHFLGSTEALLLTIMAFDRFVAICRPLHYPAIMNSQVCIQVAISIWAIPFLHALVHSILTSRLNFCGSNHIHHFFCDVKPLLELACGDTELNRWLLNTLTGTVAIGLFFLTFLSYFYIVTYLFLKTRSCSMLHKALSTCASHFMVVIIFYAPVLFIYINPDSGSSLEKDRIIAVMYTVVTPALNPLIYTLRNKEVRGALNRKIRILL